The following proteins are encoded in a genomic region of Nomascus leucogenys isolate Asia chromosome 17, Asia_NLE_v1, whole genome shotgun sequence:
- the GIGYF1 gene encoding GRB10-interacting GYF protein 1 isoform X7, giving the protein MRGRAGLPAEPCPEPYLLPPLSLRVFPGCEGPSQALLRLDQFPVAWGPSFTPAPASALLLPGPGCQVFHRLDSSLGNSWCEWPRGWLRCLESERQVPSSPPRPLRNTPSPTMAAETLNFGPEWLRALSGGGSVASPPPSPAMPKYKLADYRYGREEMLALYVKENKVPEELQDKEFAAVLQDEPLQPLALEPLTEEEQRNFSLSVNSVAVLRLMGKGAGPPLAGTSRGRGSTRSRGRGRGDSCFYQRSIEEGDGAFGRSPREIQRSQSWDDRGERRFEKSARRDGARCGFEEGGAGPRKEHARSDSENWRSLREEQEEEEEGSWRLGAGLRRDGDRWRSASPDGGPRSAGWREHGERRRKFEFDLRGDRGGCGEEEGRGGGGSSHLRRCRAPDGFEEDKDGLPEWCLDDEDEEMGTFDASGAFLPLKVSVRKRGWEPALPVSSSSPPTQLFSAPHPGPMQKGPKEPIPEEQELDFQGLEEEEEPSEGLEEEGPEAGGKELTPLPPQEEKSSSPSPLPTLGPLWGTNGDGDEAAEKEPPAAEDDIRGIQLSPGVGSSAGPPGDLEDDEGLKHLQQEAEKLVASLQDSSLEEEQFTAAMQTQGLRHSAAATALPLSHGAARKWFYKDPQGEIQGPFTTQEMAEWFQAGYFSMSLLVKRGCDEGFQPLGEVIKMWGRVPFAPGPSPPPLLGNMDQERLKKQQELATAALYQQLQHQQFLQLVSSRQLPQCTLREKAALGDLTPPPPPQQQQQLTAFLQQLQALKPPRGGDQNLLPTMSRSLSVPDSGRLWDVHTSASSQSGGEASLWDIPINSSTQGPILEQLQLQHKFQERREVELRAKREEEERKRREEKRRQQQQEEQKRRQEEEELFRRKQVRQQELLLKLLQQQQVVPVPPAPSSPPPLWAGLAKQGLSMKTLLELQLEGERQLHKQPPSREPARAQAPNHRV; this is encoded by the exons AtgcggggcagggcagggctgccgGCAGAGCCATGTCCTGAACCCTACCTCCTCCCCCCGCTCTCCTTAAGGGTTTTTCCCGGATGTGAAGGTCCCTCCCAGGCTCTACTGAGGCTAGACCAATTCCCAGTGGCTTGGGGACCCTCGTTCACTCCAGCACCAGCCTCTGCCCTCCTGCTTCCTGGGCCGGGCTGCCAG GTCTTTCACCGTCTGGACTCATCTCTGGGTAACTCATGGTGTGAGTGGCCACGTGGCTGGCTCAG GTGTTTGGAGAGTGAACGCCAggtcccctcctccccaccccggCCTCTCAGAAACACGCCCAGCCCCACGATGGCAGCAGAGACACTCAATTTTGGGCCTGAGTG GCTCAGGGCCCTGTCCGGGGGCGGCAGCGTGGCCTCCCCACCCCCGTCCCCTGCCATGCCCAAATACAAGCTGGCTGACTACCGTTATGGGCGAGAGGAAATGCTGGCCCTTTACGTCAAGGAGAACAAG GTCCCGGAAGAGCTGCAGGACAAGGAGTTTGCCGCGGTGCTGCAGGACGAGCCACTGCAGCCCCTGGCCCTGGAGCCGCTGACTGAGGAGGAACAG AGAAACTTCTCCCTGTCAGTGAACAGCGTGGCTGTGCTGAGGCTGATGGGGAAAGGGGCTGGCCCCCCCCTGGCTGGCACCTCCCGAGGCAGGGGCAGCACGCGGAGCCGAG GCCGCGGCCGTGGTGACAGCTGCTTTTACCAAAGAAGCATCGAAGAAGGTGATGGGGCCTTTGGACGAAGCCCCCGAGAAATCCAGCGCAGCcagagctgggatgacag AGGCGAGAGGCGGTTTGAGAAGTCAGCAAGGCGGGATGGAG CACGATGTGGGTTTGAGGAGGGAGGGGCTGGTCCAAGGAAGGAGCACGCCCGCTCAGACAGCGAGAACTGGCGTTCCCTacgggaggagcaggaggaggaggaggagggcagctGGAGGCTCGGGGCAGGGCTCCGGCGAGACGGCGACCGCTGGCGCTCCGCCAGCCCTG ATGGCGGTCCCCGCTCTGCTGGCTGGCGGGAACATGGGGAACGGAGGCGCAAGTTTGAATTTGATTTGCGAGGGGATCGAGGAGGGTGTGGTGAAgaggaggggcggggagggggaggcagcTCTCACCTGCGGCGGTGCCGAGCGCCTGACGGCTTTGAGGAGGACAAGGATGGGCTCCCAGAGTGGTGCCTGGACGATGAGGATGAAGAAATGGGCACCTTTGATGCCTCTGGGGCCTTCTTGCCTCTCAAGGTATCTGTGAGGAAGCGAGGGTGGGAACCTGCCCTTCCGGtgtcctcttcctccccacccacccagctGTTCTCTGCTCCCCACCCCGGCCCCATGCAGAAGGGCCCCAAGGAGCCCATTCCTGAGGAGCAGGAGCTGGACTTCcaagggctggaggaggaggaagagccttCCGAAGGGCTAGAGGAGGAAGGGCCTGAGGCGG GTGGGAAGGAGCTGACCCCACTGCCTCCTCAGGAGGAGAAGTCCAGCTCCCCGTCCCCACTGCCCACCCTGGGCCCACTCTGGGGGACAAACGGGGATGGGGACGAAGCTGCGGAGAAAGAGCCCCCAGCGGCCGAAG ATGATATTCGGGGGATCCAGCTGAGTCCCGGGGTGGGCTCCTCTGCTGGCCCACCCGGAGATCTGGAGGATGATGAAGGCTTGAAGCACCTGCAGCAG GAGGCGGAGAAGCTGGTGGCCTCCCTGCAGGACAGCTCCTTGGAGGAGGAGCAGTTCACGGCTGCCATGCAGACCCAGGGCCTGCGCCACTCCGCAGCAGCCACTGCCCTCCCACTCAGCCATGGGGCTGCCCGGAAGTGGTTCTACAAGGACCCACAGGGCGAGATCCAAG GCCCCTTCACGACACAGGAGATGGCAGAGTGGTTCCAGGCCGGCTACTTCTCCATGTCGCTGCTGGTGAAGCGGGGCTGCGATGAGGGCTTCCAGCCGCTGGGCGAGGTGATCAAGATGTGGGGCCGCGTGCCCTTTGCCCCAGGGCCCTCACCACCCCCACTGCTG GGAAACATGGACCAGGAGCGGCTGAAGAAGCAGCAGGAGCTGGCCACGGCGGCCTTGTACCAGCAGCTGCAGCACCAGCAGTTTCTCCAGCTGGTCAGCAG CCGCCAGCTCCCGCAATGCACGCTCCGAGAAAAGGCAGCTCTGGGGGACCtgacgccgccgccgccgccgcagcagcagcagcagctcacgGCGTTCCTGCAGCAGCTCCAGGCGCTCAAACCCCCCAG AGGCGGGGACCAGAACCTGCTCCCAACGATGAGCCGGTCCTTGTCAGTGCCGGATTCGGGCCGCCTCTGGGACGTACATACCTCAGCCTCATCACAGTCAG GTGGTGAGGCCAGTCTTTGGGACATACCAATTAATTCTTCGACTCAGGGTCCAATTCTAGAACAACTCCAGCTGCAACATAAA TTCCAGGAGCGCAGAGAAGTGGAGCTCAGGGCGAAGCGGGAGGAAGAGGAGCGCAAGCGCCGGGAGGAGAAGCGCcgccagcagcagcaggaggagcagAAGCGgcggcaggaggaggaagagctgtTTCGGCGCAAGCAG GTGCGGCAGCAGGAGTTGTTGCTGAAGTTGCTACAACAGCAGCAAGTGGTCCCTGTGCCCCCCgcacccagctccccacccccactctggGCTGGCCTGGCCAAGCAGGGGCTGTCCATGAAGACGCTCCTGGAGTTGCAGCTGGAGGGCGAGCGGCAGCTGCACAAACAGCCCCCATCTCGGGAGCCAGCTCGGGCCCAGGCCCCCAACCACCGAGTG TGA